One genomic window of Bradyrhizobium sp. B124 includes the following:
- a CDS encoding alpha-hydroxy acid oxidase, which yields MNDGTPIQQARNVELGASGEEFQNLHEFAQKARARLNQNAWDYIVGASETETTMRRNRMALDEIAFRPRVLRNVINVDPSTEVFGRKLRLPVMIAPVGALEIFDPDAGAAVARGAGTFGAAHMLSSVSEPGLENTAKSAPDALRIFQLYVRGDDAFVEDVVSRSIDNGYAAFCLTVDTAHYSRRERDIAKRYVRESRIRATGGDFQKGLEWRTVKLIKDKFKIPLILKGIATAEDAKIALDHGVDWIYVSNHGGRQLDHGRGSMHVLPEIVQAVAGRAKIMVDGSICRGTDIVKAIVSGADLVGIGRLQCWALAAAGEAGIVRMLELLEDEVIRCLGLLGVTSFAELDKSYLHPATPTNLPSVFSAFPLLDIDPYRY from the coding sequence ATGAATGACGGGACCCCCATTCAGCAGGCGCGCAATGTCGAACTCGGCGCCAGCGGCGAGGAATTCCAGAATCTGCACGAATTCGCGCAAAAGGCCCGCGCCAGGCTGAATCAGAACGCCTGGGACTATATCGTCGGCGCCTCGGAAACCGAGACCACGATGCGCCGCAACAGAATGGCGCTCGACGAGATCGCGTTCCGGCCGCGCGTGCTGCGCAACGTCATCAATGTGGATCCATCCACCGAGGTATTCGGCCGCAAGCTCCGGCTTCCCGTGATGATCGCGCCGGTCGGCGCGCTCGAGATCTTCGATCCGGATGCCGGCGCAGCCGTCGCGCGCGGAGCGGGAACGTTCGGCGCGGCGCATATGCTGAGCTCGGTGTCGGAGCCGGGGCTGGAGAATACCGCCAAGTCGGCGCCCGACGCCTTGCGCATATTCCAGCTCTATGTGCGCGGCGATGATGCGTTCGTCGAGGATGTGGTCAGCCGGTCCATCGACAACGGCTACGCCGCGTTCTGCCTCACCGTGGACACCGCGCATTACAGCCGGCGCGAGCGCGACATCGCCAAGCGCTATGTCCGCGAAAGCCGCATCCGCGCCACCGGCGGCGATTTCCAGAAGGGGCTGGAATGGCGGACGGTGAAGTTGATCAAGGACAAGTTCAAGATACCGCTCATCCTCAAAGGAATCGCCACCGCGGAAGACGCCAAGATCGCGCTCGATCACGGCGTCGACTGGATCTACGTCTCAAATCATGGCGGACGGCAGCTCGACCACGGCCGCGGGTCCATGCACGTTCTGCCCGAGATCGTTCAGGCCGTCGCAGGCCGCGCCAAGATCATGGTCGATGGCTCGATCTGCCGTGGCACTGATATCGTGAAGGCCATCGTCTCGGGGGCCGATCTCGTCGGGATCGGCCGTCTGCAATGCTGGGCGCTTGCCGCGGCGGGCGAGGCAGGCATCGTCCGGATGCTTGAATTGCTGGAGGACGAGGTGATCCGCTGCCTTGGGCTGCTCGGCGTCACCAGCTTCGCCGAACTGGACAAGTCCTATCTACATCCGGCGACGCCGACCAATCTGCCGAGCGTGTTCAGCGCATTCCCGCTGCTCGATATAGATCCCTACCGCTACTGA